In the genome of Bacillus thuringiensis, the window AACTTACCTTTATAACCATTCTTTTTTACTAGATATACATGAAAACTATCTCACATATAAAGGTCTGATATCATTCTTTATATCAGTATTTTTTTCGACATTTTTTGTCGAATTGTGTATATTTCCACAGAACTGTGTAAATATACATTTTGTTTTACGTTAAACAATACTACTTTGAACATAATCCTGTTTGTCTGAGAACGCGTATCGAAACGGAGGGATAGCAAAAAATAAATAGCTTATAACAAATACTTTTAATATTCCATTTGTTCATATGGAATAAGTCCCCAATGGACAAATGAATGTTCAGAGGAGGAAACATGAAAAAACTTTTCAATGTATGTTTAATTGTATTCGTACTATTTTCGCAACTTGCTAGTTTTCCATACAATCAAGTAAAAGCGGAAACCTTAACAGGAGATTCCTTATTTGACACTGTTGAAATGAAAGATGCAACGAATCATATTATTGACGAAGCATTAAATCCTAACAACTTAGTAAAGATAGGATCAACCATTCAAGTAGAATACGCTTGGTCAATAAAGGATCAACAAGTTGCACACGCAAATGATACAGCAGTAGTTCAAATACCACTTGCATTAAAAGTATCTAAAGATTTGCAAGGGAATTTAGTAACAGATCAAAAAAATATTGGTCAATATTTTATAACAGCTAAAGATAATAAATTAAAATTAATATTTAATGATCAAGTAGAAAATTTGAAAGACGCTAAAGGAAAAATTAAAGTTGATACCGTGTTTAACTCAACTTTAAAAACTGGGGAAAAATCAGTTCAAATCGCTTTTCCTTTAGGAACAATGGTTCAGCCTATATCAGTTCCTGTTCAGGTAGAAGACTCTAAAGAAGCTGGCACCAAACAGGATACTAATAAACCAGTGCAAGATCCAGTGGCTAAACCTGTTACTGATAATCCGGAGCAAGATCCAGCAACTAAACCTGTTACTGATAATCCGGAACAAAACCCAGCAACTAAACCTGTTACTGATAATCTGGAACAAAACCCAGCAACTAAACCTGTTACTGATAATCCGGAACAAAACCCAGCAACTAAACCTGTTACTGATAATCCGGAACAAAACCCAGCAACTAAACCTGTTACTGATAATCCGGAACAAAACCCAGCAACTAAACCTGTTACTGATAATCCGGAACAAAACCCAGCAGCTAAAATTGCTACTGACAATCCAGAACGAAAGCTAGCAAGCGACCCTGCTGAGAATACAAATTCAGGTCCAAAGCAAATAACAACAAACATTTTAACCGGTGTAAAGCTGACGGATAAAGACGGAAAACCATTTACAGAGGATAACCGTCCAAGTACAGATTCTCCTGCCAATATTGAGTTTACATGGGAACTTTTAAAATCAATGAATGTGAAAAGTGGAGATTACTATATTTTTGATCTTCCTAAACATTTTAAAATTTACAATACAATTAACAGTCCTTTATATGATAGTGAAAACAATCAAATTGGTAATTTTACTGTTACAAAAGATGGAAAAGTCACGATGACATTCAACGATTATGTTGAAGAGCATCCAGATGTCGCTGGTAACCTACAATTAAAGACAGAATTTAATAAAGCTGAAATTAAAGGTACAACAACACAAGAAATTCCTTTCCCGATTAAAGATAAGGATGTTTCTATTACAGTTGACTTTAAGCCTAATGTACAAACAGCTACGAATAAAAAAGGGTTACCTGATAGACCAATTAATACAAATGAAATTAATTGGAAAGTAGAAATGAACAAAACGAAAGACACCCTTAAAAACGCTGTTTTTAAAGATAACATTCCACAAGGTACAAGCTTAAATAAAGATTCTATTAAAGTTTATTATTTAGAAGTTGATGTTAATGGGAATGTAACGCGTGGTGCAGAAGCTGAGCCAACAGATTACAATATTATTTCATCAGATGGCTCAAAATTGGAGATTGCTTTCAAAGATTCTATCAATAAAGCATATCAAATCGAATATGCCACAAAAATTACCGATGAAAATATTAAAAGCTTCCGAAATAACGTTACGATAACGAGTGATAATCAAAAGCAACAAAACGCAAGCTCTACTGTAACGGTTTCTCGTGGTACACACTTAAATAAAACAAGTAAATATGATCCAAAGACGCAAACAATTGAGTGGACAATTACTTACAATGGTGATCAAAGAGAGATCAAAAAAGCTGATGCGATTTTAAAAGATATTTTTGACGATACACACGAACTAGATGCAAATTCTATTGTTGTGAAAAACGCTTCATATAATGAAAAAGGAACGCTTGTAACAGGAGACGCTGTTAATAATTACACTGTAAGTAACAAGAAGAATGGATTCGATTTACAGTTTAACGATGATATTAATAGTGCTTATGTGATTACCTATAAAACCAAGCCAACTAATAAAGTTATAGAAGATGGAAAAGTAAAAAATACAGTTACAGCTGATAATGATTCAAGTAAAGAAAATGAAGCTAGCTTCAAGCAGCAAAATATTATGAAATCTAATAATAAAGCTGAAACAAATTATAAAGACAAAACAACAACTTGGACAATTATAGTAAATAATAACAACTATCCATTAAACAACGCGATCATTACGGACACCTTTGATCATGGTGGATTACAATTAAAAGATAAGAAACTAGAAATTAAAGACGGAAATTATACCCTTCAAGCTGGGACTGACTATGTTTTAGATGCAACAGATAAAGGCTTCAAAATTACTCTTATAGGTGCGTATCAGTCTAATATGACAAAGACATTAGTCGTAAAATATACGACAGACTTTGATTATACAAAGCTAGAAAGTGGTAAAACTTCATTTAAAAACACAGGTAACCTATCTTGGATAGATACGGATTCTAATCCACAATCAAATAAAGTTGAAGCTAATTTCGATCCTGATACTTTCACAAAAGCAAATGGTTATAAATACGGTTCTTATAACGCCCAAACGAAGGAAATTACTTGGATAATAGGCTTTAACTATAATAATGTTGAGATTAAAGATCCTTATGTTATAGACGTAATACAAGATAAACAAAAGTTAGTGCCTGGATCCATTGAAGTGCGCGATATGATTTTAAATGGAAATCCTGATAATGCACAACCTGGTAATGCTGTACCAACTGAGAAATATGAACTTGAAGAACCTACAGAGAAAAATAAAAACACCCTAAAGGTTCATTTCAAACAATCAATTAATTCACCTTACTATATTATCTTTAAAACAAGCCTTGATGGTGAACTTATCCAAGGCACCTACAAAAACGAGGCAGATTTAAAAGATGGCTCTAAAATTGTAAACACCCTTACAGGTGACACTCAAGTAAATAAAGGTGGCAGCTTCGTTACTAAAAAAGCTGTGCAAGACGACAACTATATTAATTGGAGTATCGCAATTAACGAAAGCCAATCAACCATTGCAGATGCGGTTGTAACAGATGACCCCACCGAAAATCAGGTAATTGTGGAAGATTCATTCCACTTATATCCTACAACTGTTGATCCATATGGAAATTTAACAAAAGATACAGTAAACGAATTAAAAGAAGGAACAGACTATAAACTCAAAATAACAACAGACAATAATACCGGAAAGCAACATTTCGAAATTGCCTTCTTGAAAAAAATTGATCGAGCTTATATTTTAGAATATCGCTCACTTATTAATGCAGACGATAAAGAAAAAGTAAGTAATAAAGCGAAAATCACAGGCAATAAGTTGACAGTTAAAAACACAGAAACTACTGAAACGATTGAAGTGAGAATGTCTTCTGGTTCAGGCGGAGGATCTGCTACCAAAGGTCGTGGAAACCTTGAAATTATAAAGGTAGATAACGACAATAAGAACGTACTATTAGCTGGGGCAGAATTTACTTTATACGATCGTACAGGTAAAACTGTTATCCGTAAAATTGCAACAGACAAAGACGGTATCGCTAAATTTAATAATTTAAAACGCGATAAATATTTATTGAAAGAAACAAAGGCTCCTGAAGGCTATGTAATTAGCTGGGATTTAAAACAAGGGAAAATTGTTGAACTTGGTACACAAGAGACTACAACATATAAACTTGCAAATAAGAAGTTTATCGGGAAAGTAGTTTTAACAAAATCTGATGACCTGAACAAAAACGCAACACTACAAGGCGCCGTTTTCACACTACTAGATAAAGACAAAAAAATAATTCCAGAACATGAAAAATTAACAACAAATAATAACGGACAAATTATTATAGATAAACTAAAACCAGGAACTTACTACTTACAAGAAACGAAGGCTCCTGAGCATTATCAATTAGATAGCAAACTTATTCCGTTTACTATCTCTGAAGATCAAACAACAGTAGTAAACCGAACTGCGACAAATAGTTTAACTAAAGGATCTGCTCTTTTAACAAAAGTGGATAATTATAATAAAACTTTAGCAGGGGCAGAGTTTACTGTTCAGGATCGCAACGGAAAAAATATTCCTGGATATGAGAAATTAACAACAAATGAGCATGGACAAATAGAAGCAAAAGATTTACGCCCTGGTAAATACCAATTTGTCGAAACAAAAGCTCCTGAGCACTATGAATTAGACAAAACGCCTATTCTATTTGAAATAGAAAAAAGCCAAACTACAGCCGCTTCTATTACAGCAAAAAATGCTTTAATTAAAGGTGGCGTTACGTTAACAAAAGTGGATGATATTGATGGCACTACCCTTGAAGGTGCGATATTCAAAATTGTTAACGACAAAAATGAAGATGTCCGTACAAACTTAAAAACAGAAAAAGATGGAACTTTGAACGTTAAAGATTTAGATCCTGGTGATTATCAATTTATTGAAACAACACCACCTAAATACTATGACTTAAATAAAGAACCAATTCCGTTTACAATCGAGAAAAGTCAAACAAGCATTATCTCAATTACTGCAAAAAACAGTTTAACAACAGGTGCTGTTGAGCTATTAAAAGTCGACGAATTTGATAAAAAGACTCCCCTTGCTGGAGCTATGTTCAAAATCGTGAATGATAAGAACGAAGACGTTCGTACAGAATTAACTACCGATACAAACGGAACTGTTAAAGCTTCTGACTTACGTCCAGGCAAATACAAATTTATTGAAACAAAAGCTCCTGAACATTATGAACTGCGATCAACACCAATTGAATTTACAATTGAGAAAGGTCAAAAAACACCGATTGTTATTACAGCTGAAAATGGTCTACTACCAGGCGATGTTGAACTAACAAAAATCGATGATACTGATGGCACTGTACTTACAGGTGCCGTATTCAAAATTGTTAATAACAAAAATGAAGATGTCCGTACAGAATTAGTTACGAATCAGGAAGGTAAAATTATTGCTACTGGTTTACGTCCAGGTAACTATAAATTTATCGAAATGAAAGCTCCTGAGCATTATACCTTAAATAAAACACCGATTGAATTTACAATTAAGGAGAGCCAAGCGACTGCTATTAACGTTACAGCTACTAATAGCTTAATAAAAGGCGGTATTGAATTAACAAAAGTTGATTCTGTAAATGCTAAGGAAACCCTTGAAGGTGCAGTATTTAAAATTGTTAATGACAAAGGTGAGGATGTTCGTACGGAACTTACTACTGATAAAGATGGTAAATTAGTAGCACAAGACTTACGCCCGGGTAATTATAAGCTAATCGAGACGAAGGCTCCAACTTATTACGATGTAAATGTAGAACCTATTGAATTTACAATCGAAAAAGGACAACAAAAACTCCTTCCACTTACATTTAAAAATAGTTTAACGAAAGGAAAAGTTAAACTTATTAAAGAAGATGATGTGGAAAGTAGTAAAGCTCTTGCCGGCGCTGTATTCACATTGCAAGACGCAACTGGAAAAG includes:
- a CDS encoding SpaA isopeptide-forming pilin-related protein, which encodes MKKLFNVCLIVFVLFSQLASFPYNQVKAETLTGDSLFDTVEMKDATNHIIDEALNPNNLVKIGSTIQVEYAWSIKDQQVAHANDTAVVQIPLALKVSKDLQGNLVTDQKNIGQYFITAKDNKLKLIFNDQVENLKDAKGKIKVDTVFNSTLKTGEKSVQIAFPLGTMVQPISVPVQVEDSKEAGTKQDTNKPVQDPVAKPVTDNPEQDPATKPVTDNPEQNPATKPVTDNLEQNPATKPVTDNPEQNPATKPVTDNPEQNPATKPVTDNPEQNPATKPVTDNPEQNPAAKIATDNPERKLASDPAENTNSGPKQITTNILTGVKLTDKDGKPFTEDNRPSTDSPANIEFTWELLKSMNVKSGDYYIFDLPKHFKIYNTINSPLYDSENNQIGNFTVTKDGKVTMTFNDYVEEHPDVAGNLQLKTEFNKAEIKGTTTQEIPFPIKDKDVSITVDFKPNVQTATNKKGLPDRPINTNEINWKVEMNKTKDTLKNAVFKDNIPQGTSLNKDSIKVYYLEVDVNGNVTRGAEAEPTDYNIISSDGSKLEIAFKDSINKAYQIEYATKITDENIKSFRNNVTITSDNQKQQNASSTVTVSRGTHLNKTSKYDPKTQTIEWTITYNGDQREIKKADAILKDIFDDTHELDANSIVVKNASYNEKGTLVTGDAVNNYTVSNKKNGFDLQFNDDINSAYVITYKTKPTNKVIEDGKVKNTVTADNDSSKENEASFKQQNIMKSNNKAETNYKDKTTTWTIIVNNNNYPLNNAIITDTFDHGGLQLKDKKLEIKDGNYTLQAGTDYVLDATDKGFKITLIGAYQSNMTKTLVVKYTTDFDYTKLESGKTSFKNTGNLSWIDTDSNPQSNKVEANFDPDTFTKANGYKYGSYNAQTKEITWIIGFNYNNVEIKDPYVIDVIQDKQKLVPGSIEVRDMILNGNPDNAQPGNAVPTEKYELEEPTEKNKNTLKVHFKQSINSPYYIIFKTSLDGELIQGTYKNEADLKDGSKIVNTLTGDTQVNKGGSFVTKKAVQDDNYINWSIAINESQSTIADAVVTDDPTENQVIVEDSFHLYPTTVDPYGNLTKDTVNELKEGTDYKLKITTDNNTGKQHFEIAFLKKIDRAYILEYRSLINADDKEKVSNKAKITGNKLTVKNTETTETIEVRMSSGSGGGSATKGRGNLEIIKVDNDNKNVLLAGAEFTLYDRTGKTVIRKIATDKDGIAKFNNLKRDKYLLKETKAPEGYVISWDLKQGKIVELGTQETTTYKLANKKFIGKVVLTKSDDLNKNATLQGAVFTLLDKDKKIIPEHEKLTTNNNGQIIIDKLKPGTYYLQETKAPEHYQLDSKLIPFTISEDQTTVVNRTATNSLTKGSALLTKVDNYNKTLAGAEFTVQDRNGKNIPGYEKLTTNEHGQIEAKDLRPGKYQFVETKAPEHYELDKTPILFEIEKSQTTAASITAKNALIKGGVTLTKVDDIDGTTLEGAIFKIVNDKNEDVRTNLKTEKDGTLNVKDLDPGDYQFIETTPPKYYDLNKEPIPFTIEKSQTSIISITAKNSLTTGAVELLKVDEFDKKTPLAGAMFKIVNDKNEDVRTELTTDTNGTVKASDLRPGKYKFIETKAPEHYELRSTPIEFTIEKGQKTPIVITAENGLLPGDVELTKIDDTDGTVLTGAVFKIVNNKNEDVRTELVTNQEGKIIATGLRPGNYKFIEMKAPEHYTLNKTPIEFTIKESQATAINVTATNSLIKGGIELTKVDSVNAKETLEGAVFKIVNDKGEDVRTELTTDKDGKLVAQDLRPGNYKLIETKAPTYYDVNVEPIEFTIEKGQQKLLPLTFKNSLTKGKVKLIKEDDVESSKALAGAVFTLQDATGKEIMKDLTTDDYGVLVIPDLAPGDYQFIETKAPEHYKLDKTPIKFTIKKGSKEDLPIPVTVKNSLLTGGVTLTKVDDVDGTTLEGAEFIIVDAHDTKKVIRKGLTTDKNGKITASDLRPGDYQFVEVKAPKDYTLSKDPIPFTIEKSQKENITVTATNSLKKGAVTLTKIDDIDRTMLEGAIFKIVDMNGKEVHTNLVTDKNGKVSVSDLRPGDYQFIETKAPEHYVLDETTIPFTIERSQTKEINVTGKNALKNGSVELTKIDDIDITTKLANAVFNLLDADGELVKEGLKTNDEGKIVVENLRPGTYQFVETIAPEHYVLDKKPILFTIKKSQTETLHITATNALTKGAVKLSKVDDVDGTVLKDAVFKIVNMNGDVVHKDLVTNEQGIIEINDLRPGDYQFIETKAPKHYVLDETPIKFTIEKGQKKAISLTATNSLKQGSIELLKVDDLNTQTKLADAVFNLLDQDGKVLKTDLKTNSEGKIVIENLRPGTYQFVEITAPEHYDLDKKPIIFTIEKSQKDIATVTMKNSLTKGGVELSKVDSVDGTTLEGAVFKIVDMNGTVIRKDLVTNQQGKISVSDLRPGDYQFIETTAPKHYDLNKEPIPFTITKSQADPISVTATNSLTKGAVELSKVDDVDGTALKDAVFKITDMNGNDIRTELTTDVHGKISVSDLRPGDYQFVETKAPEHYKLNSTPIKFTIKKSQKEKLQVTATNSLTEGAVELIKVDDINPDTKLSDAVFNIIDAKGKIVRTDLTTDKDGKITATNLRPGDYQFIETKAPKHYDLNKKPISFTIERSQPTHVSVTAKNGLTKGGVELTKVDSIDKKEMLEGAVFKITDLNGNDIRTNLVTNKDGKIIAKDLQPGDYQFIETKAPKHYDLNEEPIKFTIERSQTKHVFVTAINSLTKGSVELIKVDDAKQNTTLEGAVFKIVNKDGHDVRTDLTTDKNGRLVVDELPPGDYEFIETKAPEHYDLNETPIKFTVKKGQEKIASVTATNSLTKGAVELTKVDDIDGTTLEGAIFKIVDMGGKDVRSDLTTDKDGKISVSDLRPGDYQFIETKAPKHYDLNQNPIKFTVEKSQTAKASVTATNSLTKGAVELTKVDDIDGTTLEGAIFKIVDMNGKDVRSDLTTDKDGKISVSDLRPGDYQFIETKAPTGYDLNIKPIPFTITKGQSQVTSVTALNSLTTGSIELTKVDIDHHGTLEGAIFNILDQDGKIIREGLKTDQHGKVIVNDLKPGNYQLVETQAPKGYQLDASPINFTIDKAQATPLQITVSNKKIESSSGGDDKPVTPPNKEENKGNETSEKHKNGISEETSNETDNKQQDDRNTDKHLPNTGHKEDPTQTVGIILLLAGLLSILATKRKKHY